In Stieleria varia, one genomic interval encodes:
- a CDS encoding RNA polymerase sigma factor, whose amino-acid sequence MNDSSPSTNDDSTSTSLLDLIREGDDQGWRCLTELYGPLIYAWCRGSRLGPEDSADIMQDVFRAVVLHIGNFEKVASGSFRGWLWSITRNKVRDLHKVRAGKVRASGGSDGHEILQMQPAEEITGILDSTCVSGEQMLAHQALRIIKSEVKETTFTAFWRSTIDGIPPAVVADQLQIPVHSVWQARSRILRRARQLLENELGVSGAIVSTDSD is encoded by the coding sequence ATGAACGATTCATCACCTTCAACGAATGACGACTCGACATCCACATCGCTGCTCGACTTGATAAGGGAGGGTGACGATCAAGGGTGGCGTTGTCTAACGGAACTTTACGGCCCCTTGATCTACGCTTGGTGCCGAGGTTCGCGACTTGGACCGGAGGACTCAGCCGACATCATGCAGGACGTGTTTCGGGCTGTCGTACTGCACATTGGAAACTTTGAGAAAGTCGCTTCTGGATCGTTTCGCGGATGGTTGTGGTCGATCACCAGGAACAAGGTTCGAGATCTGCACAAAGTACGTGCGGGCAAGGTTCGGGCGTCCGGTGGCAGCGATGGCCACGAAATCTTGCAGATGCAGCCTGCCGAGGAAATCACCGGAATTTTGGATTCAACCTGTGTATCCGGTGAACAAATGTTAGCGCATCAAGCGCTCCGCATCATCAAGTCCGAGGTGAAAGAGACCACCTTCACGGCATTCTGGCGATCAACGATCGATGGCATCCCTCCCGCCGTCGTAGCGGATCAGTTGCAGATTCCCGTCCATAGCGTCTGGCAAGCGCGATCCCGGATACTTCGGCGCGCCAGGCAATTACTGGAAAATGAATTGGGCGTGTCAGGCGCAATCGTTTCTACCGATAGCGATTAG